A portion of the Burkholderia sp. GAS332 genome contains these proteins:
- a CDS encoding Exopolysaccharide biosynthesis protein YbjH, whose translation MSGNLFGHEPIGGRKTLALAAVLTFSTSAHAVDPALNAFGQAGGLVIPYGFALPQGVGEVQYNDFIDPRYGKTATGSQTYWGAVGLFPYVELAGGLANYPANVSVPLANEEHFVVRHLMADVKLEVPKFFKYQPSIAFGVTDIGGQTHFFRSKYGVVSQALGPVTLTAGYGQGDRLNGVFGGAQVSLWNTGLSLLAEDDSKTPYAGVRYQSPRISWLADANVIGTVTRSIRPTDGVSPRTSFSVGIQIPLGRRFSSARCADGLCEGPQVPVAQTADTGDDGPIRLASLQPVDTRAATNNNGALAAAPITYVPPLQSYASVMLSDVTATKSSDAPSPAMPEALDTSALGEIAAQLFAAGLERVRVGMSGRDLVVEYENHRYNQNEADALGIVLGVASVNAPHGTDKIHVVIKKANEPLGEVIVDRDAFAQFVEGGAPAAASASLTMRMRPTYDADSIAWHGNEHTHGLTRIQIAPIVSYLYGTEYGNFDISLGANIQGFVPLWRGAEFYASYIAPIYNTKNMDEGRVFSDYRLRGGLNAVALVQSFWIMPQVFNVASVGKFDYSYVGVQNETTVFVPGRPDLIRLRLAYLHHEPGHDELPSEKNAELTYRWVKPSWKLWIEAGVARFVGGDKGPEATLTRWFDDVSVSVHGEHSGQGTFVGAAISFPLTLRQGMKPGISQVDGSEQFGLDFRTRVGSTNYLATNADENMTFPYSTQQYLLNQGRFSGEYFSTQLYRMRDAYLRYGRPGGDATKPKPQTSGPAVSTGAALSHGVCGSGFQDVSDGRALVPVNCE comes from the coding sequence ATGAGCGGAAACTTGTTTGGACATGAACCGATAGGGGGCCGCAAGACGTTGGCGCTAGCTGCCGTCCTGACGTTTTCGACTTCGGCACATGCGGTGGATCCCGCGCTGAACGCATTTGGCCAGGCCGGCGGTCTGGTTATCCCGTATGGGTTCGCCTTGCCTCAAGGTGTCGGTGAAGTGCAGTACAACGATTTCATCGACCCTCGCTACGGCAAGACGGCGACTGGATCGCAGACCTACTGGGGCGCCGTCGGCTTATTTCCGTATGTCGAACTGGCAGGCGGACTGGCAAACTATCCAGCGAATGTGTCGGTCCCGCTTGCGAACGAAGAGCATTTTGTAGTTCGTCACCTGATGGCGGATGTCAAGCTCGAGGTGCCGAAGTTTTTCAAGTATCAACCGAGCATCGCATTCGGTGTGACCGACATTGGCGGGCAGACGCATTTCTTTCGTTCGAAGTACGGCGTGGTGTCGCAAGCGCTCGGGCCGGTGACACTGACAGCCGGTTACGGACAGGGCGATCGTCTCAATGGTGTGTTCGGTGGCGCGCAAGTCTCGTTGTGGAACACAGGATTGTCGCTGCTCGCAGAAGACGATTCGAAGACGCCTTATGCGGGTGTGCGTTATCAGTCTCCGCGGATTAGTTGGCTCGCCGATGCGAACGTGATCGGCACAGTCACGCGCTCGATCCGGCCGACGGATGGCGTTTCGCCACGCACTTCGTTCTCGGTGGGCATTCAGATTCCGTTGGGCAGACGTTTCAGCAGTGCGCGTTGCGCAGACGGTTTATGCGAGGGCCCGCAAGTGCCGGTCGCGCAGACCGCGGATACCGGCGATGATGGTCCGATCCGCCTCGCCAGCCTGCAACCAGTGGACACGCGCGCGGCTACCAATAACAACGGCGCGCTGGCCGCCGCGCCGATTACGTATGTGCCGCCGCTGCAGTCGTATGCGTCGGTGATGCTGAGTGATGTGACGGCGACGAAATCGTCGGATGCACCGTCTCCCGCAATGCCGGAAGCGCTGGATACCTCCGCGCTCGGCGAAATTGCCGCGCAACTCTTTGCCGCCGGCCTCGAGCGTGTGCGTGTGGGGATGAGCGGTCGCGATCTGGTGGTCGAGTACGAGAACCATCGCTACAACCAGAACGAAGCTGACGCACTAGGCATTGTGCTCGGCGTGGCGAGCGTGAATGCGCCGCACGGCACCGACAAGATTCACGTGGTCATCAAGAAGGCGAATGAGCCGTTAGGCGAAGTCATTGTCGATCGTGATGCATTTGCGCAGTTCGTTGAGGGCGGTGCGCCGGCGGCCGCAAGTGCCTCACTGACGATGCGCATGCGTCCGACCTACGACGCGGATTCGATCGCGTGGCATGGCAACGAGCATACGCATGGGCTGACGCGGATTCAGATCGCGCCGATCGTCAGTTACCTCTACGGCACCGAATACGGCAACTTCGACATCTCGCTCGGCGCCAACATTCAAGGGTTCGTGCCGCTGTGGCGTGGCGCGGAGTTCTACGCAAGTTATATCGCGCCGATCTACAACACGAAGAACATGGACGAAGGCCGCGTGTTTAGCGATTACCGCTTGCGCGGCGGCCTGAATGCGGTCGCATTGGTGCAAAGCTTCTGGATCATGCCGCAAGTGTTCAACGTGGCATCGGTCGGCAAGTTTGATTACTCATATGTCGGCGTGCAGAACGAAACCACGGTGTTCGTGCCGGGCCGCCCCGATCTGATCCGCTTGCGGCTCGCCTATTTGCACCATGAGCCGGGCCATGACGAATTGCCTAGCGAGAAAAATGCCGAGTTGACTTACCGCTGGGTGAAGCCGTCCTGGAAGTTGTGGATCGAAGCGGGCGTGGCGCGCTTTGTCGGCGGGGACAAGGGGCCGGAAGCGACGCTGACGCGCTGGTTCGACGACGTATCGGTGAGCGTGCATGGCGAGCATAGCGGGCAGGGCACGTTTGTGGGCGCCGCAATCAGCTTCCCGCTGACGTTGCGCCAGGGCATGAAGCCTGGGATCAGTCAGGTGGATGGCTCGGAACAGTTCGGGCTCGACTTCCGTACGCGGGTGGGATCGACGAATTATCTGGCGACCAACGCGGACGAGAACATGACCTTCCCGTACAGCACGCAGCAGTACCTGCTGAATCAGGGCCGCTTTAGCGGTGAGTACTTTTCGACTCAGCTTTACAGGATGCGTGATGCGTATTTGCGTTACGGGCGACCTGGCGGTGACGCAACGAAGCCGAAGCCGCAAACAAGTGGGCCTGCTGTATCGACGGGCGCCGCGCTTTCACATGGCGTCTGCGGAAGCGGTTTTCAGGATGTAAGCGACGGACGGGCGTTGGTGCCGGTCAATTGTGAATGA
- a CDS encoding UDP-glucose pyrophosphorylase, whose amino-acid sequence MLKVTKAVFPVAGLGTRFLPATKASPKEMLPIVDKPLIQYAVEEAMAAGITEMIFVTGRSKRAIEDHFDKSYEIEAELEARGKQKLLELVRSIKPSHVDCFYVRQPEALGLGHAVLCAEKLVGGHPFAVILADDLLYGTPPVMTQMIEVFDHYHSSVIGVEEIPHSETKSYGIVDGKQWEDSIIKMSGIVEKPEPSVAPSNLGVVGRYVLKPRIFHHIRSLKPSAGGELQLTDAIQSLLADEQVLAYKYHGTRFDCGSKLGYLKATVEFALRHPEVAADFEEYLLTRSPVLVG is encoded by the coding sequence AGGCGGTATTTCCGGTTGCGGGTCTTGGTACCCGGTTCCTCCCTGCTACGAAGGCGAGTCCGAAGGAGATGCTGCCGATCGTCGACAAGCCTCTAATTCAGTACGCGGTGGAAGAGGCAATGGCGGCCGGCATCACCGAAATGATCTTTGTCACGGGTCGGAGCAAGCGCGCAATCGAGGACCATTTCGATAAATCCTATGAGATCGAGGCGGAGCTGGAAGCGCGCGGCAAGCAAAAGCTGCTGGAACTGGTGCGCAGCATCAAGCCGAGTCATGTGGACTGCTTCTACGTGCGTCAGCCGGAAGCGTTGGGGCTCGGTCACGCGGTACTGTGCGCGGAGAAACTGGTGGGCGGCCACCCGTTCGCCGTGATTCTCGCGGACGACTTGCTGTACGGCACGCCGCCCGTGATGACGCAGATGATCGAGGTGTTCGATCACTATCACAGCTCGGTGATCGGCGTCGAAGAGATCCCGCACTCGGAGACAAAGTCGTACGGTATCGTCGATGGCAAGCAGTGGGAAGACTCGATCATCAAGATGTCGGGCATCGTCGAAAAGCCAGAGCCGAGCGTGGCACCGTCGAATCTCGGTGTGGTGGGCCGCTACGTACTCAAGCCACGAATTTTTCACCACATCCGTTCGCTCAAACCGAGCGCAGGCGGCGAATTGCAGTTGACGGACGCGATTCAATCGCTGCTCGCCGATGAGCAGGTGCTGGCGTACAAGTACCACGGTACGCGTTTCGACTGCGGCAGCAAGCTGGGTTATCTGAAGGCGACGGTCGAGTTTGCGCTGCGTCACCCGGAAGTGGCCGCCGACTTTGAAGAGTACCTGCTTACGCGCTCGCCAGTGCTCGTGGGCTGA